Within the Gloeobacter kilaueensis JS1 genome, the region GCCTACAAAGATTATCTCGACCTGTACTGGCAGATGCTGGCGGCAGCAAAGCCTTTAGAGCATCCCGAAGCGGTGCAGCGCGTCACCTGTGCCCACAGAGACTACGACCAGTACAGCGCCGAGCGCGACCCGGCCTCGGGACTTTTTAGCAGTTACTTTGGCCACGAGTGGGCCGAGCGCTTCTTGTACGAATTTTTGTTCGCCGATGCCGTGCCCCTGGCAGTCACACCATGACGCTCTATCAGCCTTTTTTAGACCACGCCCTTGCCCGGTTGGGCGAGCGGCTGAACTTGCTTTCGTACCCGATTCCGGCGGGTTTTGAGTCCAAAGCGGCGACGGTGCGGGGCGAGGAGGTGTTGACGACAAGCCACGCCTTTTGCTCTGCCAGATTGCGCCAGATCCGCGCTGCCCACGTCCAGGGCGGCAAAGCGCTGCAGGTGCTCAACTTTGTGATCTTTCCCCACCTGCACTACGATCTGCCCTTTTTTGGCGCGGACCTGGTGACACTGCCGGGGGGGCATCTGATCGCCCTCGACATGCAGCCTTTGTTCCGCGACGACCCGGACTACCAGGCGCGCTACACCGCTCCTATCCTGCCTGTCTTCGAGGCGCATCGCGTCCACCTCGAGTGGGGAGGCGATTTTCCGGAGGAGGCCCGGCCCTACTTCTCACCTGCCTTTTTATGGACGCGCCCGAGCGACACCGAAGTGGTCCGCACGCGGGTCTTCGCCGCCTTCTGCGATTATCTGGAGGCTTACCTCGATTTTGTCGCGCAGGCGGAGCCGGTGAGTGAGCCCGACAGACTCCGGGCAATCGAGGCAGCGCAGCTGCGCTACCTGCGCTATCGGGCCGAGAAGGATCCGGCGCGGGGCATGTTCCGTCGCTTCTACGGAGCGGAGTGGACGGAAGAGTACATCCACGGGTTTCTTTTTGATCTCGAGCGCCGGCGAGCCGCCGCCGGTCACTAGACAAAGGCTGTTTCGTGTTACGAGAGCGACTGCTAACATTGACGCGAGCAGGCTGTCTGTTTGTCGATTTTCAATTCAAAGTGTAGGGAGAACGTGCCATGTCACCAGTCCTAGGAGCTCAGCCCGAGGCTGAGGCACCCGATCAGGATGCATCTTTTCAACCTTTCGTGCGGATGTCGCGCATGGTCCGGCCTGGGGTGTCCCGGAGCGAGGACACCGAAGATCTCTGGTTATCGATGGCTCGGGATCTGTTTGGCCGGGGTTACGTCGAAGAACTGAGCCAGCGGCCCCGCCTCGACTGGGAAGATCTGGTGCAGCCCGCCACCGACGCCCAGGCCGATGCTAAAGCCCAAGAAAAACTGGGCATCGCCAGCGTCGCTCCCGCCCAGCCCTTCGAACTGCGGCCCAACAGCACAGAAGCGGACAAGCAACTGGTGATCCGTGCCGCCTACAAGCAGGTCTTTGGCAACACGTACATTCTGGAATCCGACCGGCTCATTCAGGCAGAGTCGCTTCTTAAAAACGGCAGCATCAGCGTGCGGGAGTTCGTCCGGCTTCTGGCCAAGTCCGAACTGTATAAGTCCCGTTTCTTCCACAGCACCTCCAACAACCGCTTTATCGAGCTGAACCTCAAGCACCTGCTGGGTCGTGCGCCCTACGACCAGTCAGAAATCTCCTTCCACCTGGATCTCTACTGCCAGAAGGGCTACGACGCCGAGATTGACAGCTACATTGACAGCGAAGAGTACCGGCAGCTTTTTGGCGAAGACATCGTACCCTACTACCGGAGCTTCAAGTACCAGACCGGCCAGTCCGCCTGGGCCTTCGATCGCTTCCGCACCCTCTATGGAGGCGACGCCGGCAGCGACACCGACCGCAACAAAAGCGGTCAGCGCACCCAGCTCACCACCAACATCACCCGTCCCGATCTGCCTTCCGGAGCCGACTACGCCAGTTTGAGCGCACCGAGCGCCAAAGGACCGGACACGGTAGCCGATATCTGGCTTGAGGCCGCCCGCGACTTGATTGCTCAGGGCAACTACACCGAAAAGTCGATCGTCGTCGAGTCCAATCTGCAGTTGCCTTCCTATCAGCGCTTTCTGGTGCCCTCCGAGGCCGCCCGGATCGACGCGGAGGCGCAGACCAAGCTGGGGATCACAAGTGTCGCACCGGCTGTAACTTTCGAACTGCGGCCCAACAGCACAGAAGCGGACAAGCAACTGGTGATCCGTGCCGCCTACAAGCAGGTCTTTGGCAACACGTACATTCTGGAATCCGACCGGCTCATCCAGGCGGAGTCGCTTCTTAAAAACGGCAGCATCAGCGTGCGGGAGTTCGTCCGGCTTCTGGCCAAGTCCGAACTGTATAAGTCCCGTTTCTTCCGCCCGGCTTCTAACAACCGCTTTATCGAACTCAATTTCAAGCACCTGCTGGGCCGTGCGCCCTACAGCCAGGCAGAGATCGCCGAGCACTTTGGCCGCTACCACAAGGCCGGTTACGACGCAGAAATCGACAGCTACCTCGACAGCGAGGAGTACCGCCGCACCTTTGGCGAGGACATCGTGCCCTACTACCGGGGCTTCAAGTACCAGACCGGCCAGTCCGCCCGAGCCTTCGAGCAACTGCAGCAGCTGTGGGGCGGCGACGCCGGCAGCGACACCGATCGCGGCCAGGGACAGATAACCCAGCTCACCTACACCCTCGCCCGTCCGCTCATCGAAACCGGAGTTGTCCTCTCCGCTGCTGCCGCCGGGGGGACGGTGGGCGATGGGCTTGAAACCTTCCTAAAGTGGGCGCAGGAGCTGGGTTCGGTCGCCACTCCCCAGCCGACCGCAGCGCCCGTAGTCGAAGTTGCCAGACCGCGAAAGGCAGAAGGGTACTTTACCCGGCCCGCCGCCGACGCCCAGGCCGATGCTAAAGCCCAAGAAAAACTGGGCATCGCCAGCGTCGCTCCCGCCCAGCCCTTCGAACTGCGGCCCAACAGCACAGAAGCGGACAAGCAACTGGTGATCCGTGCCGCCTACAAGCAGGTCTTTGGCAACACGTACATTCTGGAATCCGACCGGCTCATTCAGGCAGAGTCGCTTCTTAAAAACGGCAGCATCAGCGTGCGGGAGTTCGTCCGGCTTCTGGCCAAGTCCGAACTGTATAAGTCCCGTTTCTTCCACAGCACCTCCAACAACCGCTTTATCGAACTCACCTTCAAGCATCTTTTGGGCCGCGCTCCCTACAACCAGTCGGAGATTGCCCAGCATCTCGACCGCTATCAGAAGGCGGGCTACGACGCGGAGATCGATTCTTATATCGACAGCGAGGAGTACCGGCAGCTTTTTGGCGAAGACATCGTGCCCTACTACCGGGGTTTCAAGTACCAGATTGGCCAGTCGGCGGCAGCCTTCCCCCGCCTGCTCCAACTGTGGGGCGGCGACGCCGGCAGCGACACCGACCGCAACCAGAATGGTCAGTTGCGCCGCGTCGAACCCGACGAACTACTGCGCTCTGGCCGTGGGATCGTTTAGACACTTCCTCTGCACTCCTCCTCAAATTGGGGAGGAGTGTGGGGTAAATCTCAGCTGAAAATGCGTGCAGAACGTTACAAATTTTGATGATCCCCGTTGCAAGATTGAACAATAATACAGAAGCAAATGTGTAGCGAGGGAGGCAGCGCATGGCGATTGGACCTGCGTCTGAGCTTGGTATCAGCCTGTTTGAAGACACAGACCCTATCGAATTGTGGCCCGGCCATTCCAAAGAAGAAGTTGAAACGGTCATCCGAGCCGTCTACAGGCAGGTTCTCGGTAACGCCTATGTAATGGAAAGTGAGCGACTGGTTGTTCCCGAATCCCAACTCAAGCGCGGGGAGATTTCGGTGCGCGAGTTCGTCCGTCAGGTAGCAAAGTCCGAACTGTATAAATCGCGGTTTCTTTACAGTGTGCCGCGTTATCGGGCGATCGAACTCAACTTCAAGCATCTACTGGGTCGTGCTCCCAACGGTTACAAGGAGATGGCCTACCACAGCAGCGTCCTTGACGCCGGTGGTCACGACGCGGAGATCGATTCGTACCTCGACAGCGACGAGTACCAGGAAGCTTACGGACAGGACACGGTGCCTTTCTATCGGGGCTATCGCACCCAGCCGGGCATCAGCATGGTCGAATTTACCCACATCTTCCGCCTGCTGCGGGGTTCCTCGACCAGCGACAAGGGCAGCTACCCTGACCTCGCTACCCCGCGCCTCAACAGTTTGATCATCAACGAAAAGGCCGTTCCGGTGCTGCCGATCACCGTGGCACCGACGTCCGATCGCACCCAGTACAACGTGCTGACGCCCAACACCGAGTGGGGCCGCAAAGTGCTCAAGATCACCGTCGCCCGTTCGCCGGGCCTCGGTGCCAACCTCGACACCTACGATCCGAGCGACAGCAGCTACAGCGTAGTGGTGCCGCTCAACCGGTTACTGAGCGAGATGGAGACCATCAAGCGCAAGGGTGGCCGGATCCTCAACGTCACCTCGGTCGTGGCGTAATCGTCTAAGGCAAGTGTACAGACCGACAGTGCTGGCGGGGGTCAAGATGGCCCTCGCGGGATTCTGTCGTGTTCGTTCCATGTCCACTTAGGAGAACCGAATCATGGCAGTCTTGACAGGAGCTGTTGCATCCGATGACCTGGGCCTATACCTTTCGCCGGATAGTTCCCCGGACGAGGTGCAGACGGTCATTCGTGCCGTCTACAAGCAGGTTCTGGGTAATCCCCACCTGATGGAATCCGAGCGGCTGGTCGTGCCCGAATCGCAGCTCAAACGCGGCGAGATCTCCGTGCGCGAGTTCGTGCGCCTCGTGGCCAAATCCGATTTTTACCGGGCCCGGTTCTTCGAGAGTGCCGCTCCTTACCGCTTCGTCGAACTCAATTTCAAGCACCTCCTGGGCCGCGCTCCGCTCGATCAAGCCGAGGTCTCGAAGCACATTCGTCTGGCGGTCGAGCAGGGCTACGATGCGGAGATTGACAGCTACATC harbors:
- a CDS encoding phycoerythrobilin:ferredoxin oxidoreductase, with product MTLYQPFLDHALARLGERLNLLSYPIPAGFESKAATVRGEEVLTTSHAFCSARLRQIRAAHVQGGKALQVLNFVIFPHLHYDLPFFGADLVTLPGGHLIALDMQPLFRDDPDYQARYTAPILPVFEAHRVHLEWGGDFPEEARPYFSPAFLWTRPSDTEVVRTRVFAAFCDYLEAYLDFVAQAEPVSEPDRLRAIEAAQLRYLRYRAEKDPARGMFRRFYGAEWTEEYIHGFLFDLERRRAAAGH
- a CDS encoding phycobilisome rod-core linker polypeptide is translated as MSPVLGAQPEAEAPDQDASFQPFVRMSRMVRPGVSRSEDTEDLWLSMARDLFGRGYVEELSQRPRLDWEDLVQPATDAQADAKAQEKLGIASVAPAQPFELRPNSTEADKQLVIRAAYKQVFGNTYILESDRLIQAESLLKNGSISVREFVRLLAKSELYKSRFFHSTSNNRFIELNLKHLLGRAPYDQSEISFHLDLYCQKGYDAEIDSYIDSEEYRQLFGEDIVPYYRSFKYQTGQSAWAFDRFRTLYGGDAGSDTDRNKSGQRTQLTTNITRPDLPSGADYASLSAPSAKGPDTVADIWLEAARDLIAQGNYTEKSIVVESNLQLPSYQRFLVPSEAARIDAEAQTKLGITSVAPAVTFELRPNSTEADKQLVIRAAYKQVFGNTYILESDRLIQAESLLKNGSISVREFVRLLAKSELYKSRFFRPASNNRFIELNFKHLLGRAPYSQAEIAEHFGRYHKAGYDAEIDSYLDSEEYRRTFGEDIVPYYRGFKYQTGQSARAFEQLQQLWGGDAGSDTDRGQGQITQLTYTLARPLIETGVVLSAAAAGGTVGDGLETFLKWAQELGSVATPQPTAAPVVEVARPRKAEGYFTRPAADAQADAKAQEKLGIASVAPAQPFELRPNSTEADKQLVIRAAYKQVFGNTYILESDRLIQAESLLKNGSISVREFVRLLAKSELYKSRFFHSTSNNRFIELTFKHLLGRAPYNQSEIAQHLDRYQKAGYDAEIDSYIDSEEYRQLFGEDIVPYYRGFKYQIGQSAAAFPRLLQLWGGDAGSDTDRNQNGQLRRVEPDELLRSGRGIV
- a CDS encoding phycobilisome rod-core linker polypeptide, which encodes MAVLTGAVASDDLGLYLSPDSSPDEVQTVIRAVYKQVLGNPHLMESERLVVPESQLKRGEISVREFVRLVAKSDFYRARFFESAAPYRFVELNFKHLLGRAPLDQAEVSKHIRLAVEQGYDAEIDSYIDSDEYQDAFGEDTVPYPRTVSQTGQKQVGFNRLSLLLRGGAEADKAIKESQLVYALATNSTNKIEPPQNTRRTDKLFRIVVSGAKYTGRLRRSTVEYLVPGDHMTAQIQRINRTSGTIVSITEVL
- a CDS encoding phycobilisome rod-core linker polypeptide; this translates as MAIGPASELGISLFEDTDPIELWPGHSKEEVETVIRAVYRQVLGNAYVMESERLVVPESQLKRGEISVREFVRQVAKSELYKSRFLYSVPRYRAIELNFKHLLGRAPNGYKEMAYHSSVLDAGGHDAEIDSYLDSDEYQEAYGQDTVPFYRGYRTQPGISMVEFTHIFRLLRGSSTSDKGSYPDLATPRLNSLIINEKAVPVLPITVAPTSDRTQYNVLTPNTEWGRKVLKITVARSPGLGANLDTYDPSDSSYSVVVPLNRLLSEMETIKRKGGRILNVTSVVA